One window from the genome of Nicotiana tomentosiformis chromosome 5, ASM39032v3, whole genome shotgun sequence encodes:
- the LOC138893225 gene encoding uncharacterized protein, with protein sequence MKLIGPNIVYDALKNVKLIQERLRIAQSRQKSYSDIRRRDLEFKEGDYVFLKASPMKGIMRFGKKGNISPRDMLPYPILKRIGLVVYRLALLPELSSVHLVFYVSMLKQYFYNPSHVLDRQDIEIDDTLTYEEVPVAIIDRHVCRLRTKDIASVKVIWKNHSVEEAT encoded by the coding sequence ATGAAGCTTATTGGGCCAAACATAGTATATGATGCCTTGAAAAATGTGAAACttattcaggaacgacttcgcatagctcaaaGCCGACAAAAGTCATACTCAGATATAAGACGCCGCGATCTTGAGTTCAAAGAGGGCGACTATGTATTTTTAAAGGCATCTccaatgaagggtatcatgaggtttggTAAAAAAGGGAATATTAGCCCAAGAGATATGCTGCCTTATCCAATTCTTAAAAGGATTGGGCTTGTGGTGTATCGACTAGCTTTACTTCCAGAGTTATCTTCTGTGCATCTAGTTTTTTATGTGTCCATGCTGAAACAATACTTTTACAACCCAAGTCATGTACTTGATAGACAAGATATAGAGATTGATGATACTCTGACATACGAGGAGGTCCCTGTAGCTATAATAGACAGGCATGTTTGTAGACTTCGAACCAAAGACATTGCTTCGGTGAAAGTAATATGGAAAAACCACTCAGTCGAGGAAGCTACGTAG